The Pseudomonas sp. DG56-2 genome contains a region encoding:
- a CDS encoding LTA synthase family protein gives MANTDALSDQRAASRPLQPTLTSHLAYTLLCGLVIMVMLSLVRLALLIYNSDMIGDTPMSTVAEGFLNGLRFDLRVVVYLSIPLLLAVLSARAMAARGLFRIWLTLASSIVMFLGLMELDFYREFHQRLNGLVFQYVKEDPKTVLSMLWYGFPVVRYLLAWAFGTWLLSLLFKGIDRLTRPRGAYQNQTANTRAVAPWYVRGVVFFMILLVAVIAARGTLRQGPPMRWGDAFTTDSNFVNQLGLNGTLTLIDAAKSRFGEDRANVWKSTIEQTLATQTVRDMLLTDNDKLVDADSAAVRRDFTPPTANTLPIKNVVVILMESFAGHSVGALGSPNNITPYFDKLAKEGLLFDRFFSNGTHTHQGMFATMACYPNLPGFEYLMQTPEGGHKLSGLPALLSARDYDDVYVYNGDFAWDNQSGFFGNQGMTTFIGRNDFVNPVFSDPTWGVSDQDMFDRGAEELAKNYGKKPFYALLQTLSNHTPYALPAQLPVEPVTGQGRLDQHLTAMRYSDWALGQFFEKARKEPYFNETLFVIVGDHGFGNHQQVTELDLGRFNVPLLLIAPGIQEKFGAVNHTVGTQIDIVPTIMGRLGGETRHQCWGRDLLNLPAGDQGFGMIKPSGSEQIVGLVKGDRILIESKDMSPRMYRYELGANFKAELIESPDQQDLTHKLESFIQTATKSLLDNTAGVVHGTPE, from the coding sequence ATGGCTAACACGGACGCCTTGAGTGATCAGCGGGCTGCGTCGCGCCCGCTGCAACCGACGCTAACATCGCACCTGGCCTACACCTTGCTGTGTGGCCTGGTGATCATGGTCATGCTCAGCCTGGTGCGCCTGGCTCTGCTGATCTATAACAGCGACATGATCGGTGACACACCGATGTCGACCGTGGCCGAGGGTTTCCTCAATGGCCTGCGGTTTGACCTGCGGGTTGTCGTTTATCTGAGCATTCCACTGCTGTTGGCCGTTCTCAGTGCCCGGGCCATGGCTGCCCGCGGTCTGTTCCGGATCTGGCTGACCCTGGCCTCGAGCATTGTCATGTTCCTCGGCCTGATGGAGCTGGACTTCTATCGCGAGTTCCATCAACGCCTGAACGGCCTGGTGTTCCAGTATGTGAAGGAAGATCCGAAAACCGTACTGAGTATGCTCTGGTACGGCTTCCCGGTGGTGCGCTACCTGTTGGCCTGGGCCTTTGGTACCTGGTTGCTGAGCTTGCTGTTCAAAGGCATCGACCGCCTGACCCGTCCGCGTGGCGCCTATCAGAATCAAACCGCAAACACGCGCGCCGTTGCGCCATGGTATGTGCGTGGTGTGGTGTTCTTCATGATCCTGCTGGTGGCGGTAATCGCCGCGCGCGGCACGCTGCGTCAGGGCCCACCCATGCGTTGGGGGGATGCCTTCACCACCGATTCGAACTTCGTCAATCAGTTGGGCCTCAATGGCACCCTGACCTTGATCGATGCGGCCAAGAGCCGTTTCGGTGAAGACCGCGCCAATGTCTGGAAATCAACCATCGAGCAAACCCTGGCAACCCAGACGGTGCGTGACATGCTGCTGACCGACAACGACAAGCTGGTCGATGCCGACAGCGCAGCCGTGCGCCGTGATTTCACCCCACCAACCGCCAACACCCTGCCGATCAAGAACGTTGTGGTGATCCTCATGGAAAGCTTCGCCGGCCACTCGGTTGGCGCGCTGGGCAGCCCGAACAACATCACCCCGTACTTCGACAAGCTGGCCAAAGAAGGGCTGTTGTTCGACCGCTTCTTCTCCAACGGCACCCATACCCACCAGGGTATGTTCGCCACCATGGCCTGTTACCCGAACCTGCCAGGGTTCGAATACCTGATGCAGACGCCCGAAGGCGGTCACAAGCTGTCTGGCCTGCCAGCGCTGCTCAGTGCGCGTGATTACGACGACGTGTATGTCTACAACGGCGATTTCGCCTGGGACAACCAGTCGGGGTTCTTCGGCAATCAGGGCATGACCACGTTTATTGGTCGCAATGATTTCGTCAATCCGGTGTTCTCCGACCCTACCTGGGGTGTGTCCGACCAGGACATGTTCGACCGTGGCGCCGAAGAGCTGGCCAAAAACTACGGCAAGAAGCCGTTCTATGCATTGCTGCAGACCCTGTCCAACCACACGCCGTACGCGTTGCCTGCGCAATTGCCGGTGGAGCCCGTCACCGGCCAGGGGCGCCTGGATCAGCACCTGACTGCAATGCGTTACTCGGACTGGGCCCTGGGTCAGTTCTTCGAGAAGGCACGCAAAGAGCCGTACTTCAACGAGACCCTGTTCGTGATTGTGGGTGACCATGGTTTTGGCAACCACCAGCAAGTGACCGAGCTGGATCTGGGCCGCTTCAACGTGCCGCTGCTGCTGATTGCGCCGGGCATCCAGGAAAAGTTCGGTGCGGTCAACCACACCGTCGGCACGCAGATCGACATCGTGCCGACCATCATGGGCCGCCTGGGTGGTGAAACCCGTCACCAATGCTGGGGCCGTGACTTGCTCAACCTGCCGGCTGGCGATCAGGGCTTCGGCATGATCAAGCCTTCGGGCAGCGAGCAGATTGTTGGCCTGGTGAAGGGGGATCGTATCCTCATCGAATCCAAGGACATGTCACCGCGCATGTATCGCTATGAGCTGGGGGCAAATTTCAAGGCCGAACTGATCGAAAGCCCGGATCAACAGGACCTGACCCACAAGCTTGAGTCGTTTATCCAGACAGCCACCAAGAGCTTGCTGGATAACACTGCAGGCGTTGTCCACGGTACACCTGAGTAA
- a CDS encoding ribonuclease E inhibitor RraB → MSSQYEDISSTVLRQMKEGGFNFAQIHPIEFYAVFPDEARARRAAGQFRGESLSAQIHERDDGAWHLELSKVMYATYGGIDEFEQDFEALIAPLDGEIEGWGVKQERQLA, encoded by the coding sequence ATGAGCAGCCAATACGAGGACATCAGCAGCACAGTGCTGCGTCAGATGAAAGAGGGTGGCTTTAACTTCGCCCAGATTCATCCCATTGAGTTCTACGCGGTTTTTCCCGATGAGGCACGGGCACGACGGGCAGCAGGACAGTTTCGTGGGGAGTCGCTCAGCGCTCAGATCCATGAGCGTGACGATGGCGCCTGGCATTTGGAGTTAAGCAAGGTGATGTACGCCACCTATGGCGGCATTGACGAATTCGAACAGGACTTCGAAGCGTTGATAGCTCCCCTGGATGGTGAAATCGAAGGCTGGGGCGTGAAACAGGAACGCCAGCTGGCCTGA
- a CDS encoding circularly permuted type 2 ATP-grasp protein codes for MIRTFYDEMYSADGLVRPHYREFARWLADTPPELLAQRRREADLLFHRAGITFTLYGDEQGTERLIPFDTIPRSIPASEWRMVERGCIQRVKALNLFLADLYHDQRIIRAGIVPAEQVLANDQYQLAMQGLDLHRDIYSHISGIDLVRDGDGSYYVLEDNLRTPSGVSYMLEDRKMMMRLFPELFAAQRIAPIDHYPNLLLDTLKSASPLDDPSVVVLTPGRFNSAFFEHAFLAREMGVELVEGADLFVRDERVFMRTTDGPKAVDVIYRRLDDAFLDPLAFNPDSLLGVPGLLSAYRCGNVVLANAIGTGVADDKSVYPYVTDMIRFYLDEEPILKNVPTWQCRKPAELSHVLAHLPELVVKETQGSGGYGMLVGPAATRAEIEAFAARIKARPAAYIAQPTLSLSTCPTFVENGIAPRHIDLRPFVLSGRETRVVPGGLTRVALREGSLVVNSSQGGGTKDTWVVED; via the coding sequence ATGATCCGCACCTTTTACGATGAGATGTATAGCGCTGACGGCCTGGTCCGTCCTCATTACCGGGAGTTCGCCCGCTGGTTGGCCGACACCCCGCCGGAATTGCTGGCGCAGCGTCGGCGCGAAGCCGATCTGCTGTTCCATCGCGCCGGTATTACCTTCACCCTTTATGGCGACGAGCAGGGTACCGAGCGCCTGATTCCGTTCGACACCATTCCACGCAGTATTCCGGCCAGCGAATGGCGCATGGTCGAGCGTGGCTGCATTCAACGGGTCAAGGCCCTGAACCTGTTCCTGGCCGACCTTTACCACGACCAGCGCATTATCCGCGCTGGAATCGTTCCCGCAGAGCAGGTGCTGGCCAACGATCAGTACCAATTGGCTATGCAGGGGCTGGACCTGCACCGCGATATCTACTCGCACATTTCGGGTATCGATCTGGTCCGTGATGGCGATGGCAGCTATTACGTGCTCGAAGATAATTTGCGTACCCCTAGCGGCGTCAGCTACATGCTCGAAGACCGCAAGATGATGATGCGGTTGTTCCCTGAGCTGTTCGCCGCCCAGCGCATCGCGCCTATCGACCACTACCCCAATCTGTTGCTCGACACCCTGAAAAGCGCCAGCCCCCTGGATGACCCCAGCGTGGTCGTGCTGACCCCTGGGCGCTTCAATAGTGCTTTTTTCGAGCACGCCTTCCTGGCGCGGGAGATGGGCGTCGAACTGGTGGAAGGTGCCGACTTGTTCGTGCGCGATGAGCGCGTGTTCATGCGCACCACCGATGGCCCCAAGGCGGTGGATGTGATCTATCGGCGCCTGGATGATGCTTTCCTCGATCCCCTGGCGTTCAATCCTGATTCGCTGCTCGGCGTGCCAGGGCTGCTTTCGGCCTATCGCTGCGGCAACGTGGTGTTGGCCAACGCCATCGGCACTGGGGTGGCCGACGATAAATCGGTCTATCCCTATGTCACCGACATGATTCGTTTCTATCTGGATGAGGAGCCGATCCTCAAGAACGTCCCGACCTGGCAGTGCCGCAAACCCGCAGAGCTGTCCCATGTGCTGGCGCACCTGCCTGAGCTGGTGGTCAAGGAAACCCAGGGCTCGGGTGGCTACGGCATGCTGGTGGGGCCGGCGGCGACGCGGGCCGAAATCGAAGCGTTTGCCGCCAGGATCAAGGCGCGCCCTGCGGCCTATATCGCCCAGCCAACCCTGTCGCTGTCCACCTGTCCGACCTTTGTTGAAAACGGCATCGCCCCTCGACACATCGATTTACGCCCGTTTGTACTGTCTGGCCGCGAAACCCGGGTGGTGCCCGGCGGCCTGACGCGGGTGGCGCTGCGTGAAGGCTCGCTGGTGGTCAACTCGTCTCAGGGCGGCGGTACCAAGGACACCTGGGTGGTCGAGGATTAA
- a CDS encoding alpha-E domain-containing protein has translation MLSRTASDLYWMSRYLERAENLARMLDVSYSLSLMPQDGRGDGLEEVAMPLLITGTLDDYLERHGQLHAERLLHFFALDPDNPASIYSCLGAARASAHAVRGRITADMWENINATWLEIRGIAEQGLGRYGLSRFCEWIKERSHLFRGATYGTIMRNDAFRFIRLGTFIERADNTLRLLDARYEMLGDEAEAVSDSSARGYYQWSALLRALSSFEAYTEIYRDAPAARHVAELLLLRADVPRSLRACTEEIDLILASLPGSNGRAAQRLAAEVDARLRYTGIDEILAEGLHPWLTQYIPLVRQLGNAIQSAYLEAV, from the coding sequence ATGTTGAGTAGAACTGCCTCAGATTTGTACTGGATGTCGCGCTACCTGGAGCGAGCGGAAAACCTCGCACGGATGCTCGATGTCAGTTACTCCCTGTCGCTGATGCCGCAGGACGGTCGCGGCGACGGCCTGGAAGAAGTGGCCATGCCACTGCTGATCACTGGCACCCTGGATGATTATCTTGAGCGTCACGGGCAGTTGCATGCCGAGCGCTTGTTGCACTTTTTTGCCCTGGACCCAGATAACCCGGCAAGTATCTACAGCTGTCTGGGGGCGGCCCGCGCCAGCGCCCATGCGGTACGCGGGCGGATAACCGCTGACATGTGGGAAAACATCAACGCCACCTGGCTGGAGATTCGCGGTATTGCTGAGCAAGGCCTGGGCCGCTACGGCTTGAGCCGCTTTTGTGAGTGGATAAAGGAACGCTCGCACCTGTTTCGTGGTGCAACCTACGGCACCATCATGCGCAACGATGCCTTCCGATTCATTCGCCTGGGCACCTTCATCGAGCGTGCCGACAACACTTTGCGCCTGCTCGATGCCCGCTACGAAATGCTCGGCGATGAAGCCGAGGCAGTCAGTGACAGCTCGGCCCGTGGTTATTACCAGTGGAGTGCCTTGTTGCGGGCGCTGTCTTCATTCGAGGCCTACACCGAGATTTATCGCGACGCACCGGCAGCCCGCCATGTGGCTGAGCTGTTGCTGTTGCGCGCCGATGTGCCGCGCTCACTGCGGGCCTGTACTGAGGAAATCGATCTGATCCTGGCCAGTTTGCCGGGCAGCAATGGTCGTGCGGCTCAGCGCCTGGCCGCCGAGGTGGATGCGCGGCTGCGCTACACCGGCATCGATGAAATTCTCGCCGAAGGCTTGCACCCCTGGCTGACCCAGTACATTCCGCTGGTACGTCAGTTGGGCAATGCCATCCAAAGCGCTTACCTGGAGGCCGTATGA
- a CDS encoding transglutaminase family protein: MRLTISHETAYHYEDQVRTSIQYLRLTPSDSDRQHVLSWQLDLPRPVRAQRDPFGNILHVLSLEEPHSDLFISARGLVEIDETCETEHDAQSPLPFLRFTRLTEPDEALRAFASQLCRKRRDRSALIELMGALNQHMAYRPGSTAVDTSAAQAFAAGAGVCQDHTHAFLACVRSLGVPARYVSGYLFDSQNQEMASHAWAEAWLDGAWYSFDVTNQLARPERHLKLAVGLDYLDACPVRGMRRGGGFEQMHAKVLVLPGLSAQQQ, encoded by the coding sequence ATGAGACTGACCATTAGTCACGAAACCGCGTACCACTATGAAGATCAGGTGCGCACCAGCATCCAGTACCTACGCTTGACGCCCAGTGACAGTGACCGTCAGCACGTATTGAGCTGGCAATTGGACTTGCCACGGCCGGTGCGGGCGCAGCGAGATCCGTTCGGCAATATCCTCCATGTGTTGAGCCTGGAAGAGCCGCATTCGGATCTGTTTATCAGTGCGCGTGGTCTGGTGGAAATCGATGAAACCTGTGAAACCGAACATGATGCGCAATCACCGTTGCCCTTTCTGCGCTTTACCCGCCTGACCGAGCCTGACGAAGCCTTGCGTGCTTTCGCCAGCCAACTTTGCCGCAAACGACGTGATCGTTCGGCGTTGATCGAATTGATGGGTGCCCTTAACCAGCACATGGCCTACCGCCCCGGCAGCACCGCAGTCGATACCAGCGCCGCCCAGGCGTTTGCCGCAGGCGCTGGTGTCTGCCAGGACCACACTCACGCCTTTCTTGCCTGCGTGCGCAGCCTGGGCGTGCCGGCGCGATATGTGTCGGGTTACCTGTTTGACAGTCAAAACCAGGAAATGGCCAGCCATGCCTGGGCTGAAGCCTGGCTGGACGGTGCCTGGTACAGCTTCGATGTCACCAATCAACTGGCCAGGCCCGAGCGCCATCTCAAGCTTGCGGTTGGCCTGGACTACCTCGATGCCTGTCCGGTTCGAGGCATGCGTCGTGGTGGCGGTTTCGAGCAGATGCACGCCAAGGTTCTGGTGCTGCCCGGCCTGAGCGCTCAACAGCAATAA
- a CDS encoding cytochrome c, translating to MRHYLILCLLLLGLPVQAAELVLELAKGSQHWQTAQLLAHPKAEDIQVDNDVSYKKTMHYRAVPLAVLLEGIAPEDHLQAVADDGFAAEMPAAPLLKNGPARAWLAVEDPAKPWPALGAGKHSAGPFYLVWTNPQAGGISPEQWPFQVASIRRLAPVAQRFPALLPDARLASDDAINRGFALFQKNCLACHRLNGAGDAQFGPDLNLPHNPTEYFQPAFLRSYIRDPQSLRRWPQAKMPGFSADVLSDPQLDDLLAYLTHMASRKQP from the coding sequence ATGCGCCATTACCTGATCCTTTGCCTATTGCTGCTCGGCTTGCCCGTGCAGGCGGCCGAACTCGTGCTGGAGCTGGCAAAAGGCAGCCAGCACTGGCAAACCGCACAGTTGCTGGCCCACCCCAAAGCCGAGGACATTCAGGTCGACAACGACGTCTCCTACAAAAAAACAATGCATTACCGCGCCGTACCTCTGGCGGTCTTGCTTGAAGGCATCGCGCCGGAGGATCACCTTCAGGCCGTGGCCGATGATGGCTTTGCCGCAGAGATGCCAGCAGCCCCCTTACTCAAGAACGGCCCAGCCCGGGCCTGGCTTGCGGTTGAAGACCCGGCCAAACCCTGGCCTGCACTGGGCGCAGGCAAACACAGCGCCGGCCCGTTCTACCTGGTATGGACCAACCCGCAAGCAGGCGGCATCAGCCCTGAGCAATGGCCCTTCCAGGTTGCCAGCATTCGGCGCCTGGCACCCGTTGCGCAACGTTTCCCGGCCTTGCTACCGGATGCTCGACTGGCCAGCGACGACGCTATCAACCGTGGTTTTGCCCTGTTCCAGAAAAACTGCCTGGCCTGTCACCGCCTAAATGGCGCTGGCGACGCACAGTTCGGTCCGGACCTGAACCTGCCGCACAACCCTACCGAATACTTCCAGCCAGCCTTCCTGCGCAGTTACATTCGCGATCCGCAAAGCCTGCGACGCTGGCCACAGGCAAAAATGCCCGGTTTCAGTGCTGACGTGCTCAGCGATCCGCAGCTCGATGACCTGCTTGCCTACCTTACGCACATGGCCTCGCGCAAACAGCCGTGA
- a CDS encoding amidotransferase translates to MSLRICILETDVLRPELVDQYQGYGRMFEQLFASQPIAAEFDVFNVMNGDYPADDQVFDAYLVTGSKADSFGTDPWIETLKAYLLARYNRGDKLLGVCFGHQVLALVLGGKTARSAQGWGLGVHRYQLAGKAPWMDPTVSELTLLISHQDQVTELPANATVIASSDFCPYAAYHIADQVLCFQGHPEFVHDYSRALLDLRQQSLGQEVYQKAVASLTQEHQGGLVGEWMLRFVAHQQLAKASLSA, encoded by the coding sequence ATGTCGCTACGCATCTGCATCCTGGAAACCGACGTCCTGCGACCCGAGTTGGTCGATCAATATCAGGGCTACGGACGGATGTTCGAGCAGTTGTTCGCAAGTCAGCCGATTGCGGCCGAGTTTGACGTGTTCAACGTGATGAATGGCGACTATCCCGCCGATGACCAAGTGTTTGACGCGTACCTTGTAACGGGTAGCAAAGCCGACTCTTTCGGCACCGATCCGTGGATTGAAACCCTGAAGGCTTATTTGCTCGCGCGCTATAACCGGGGCGACAAGTTGCTGGGTGTGTGTTTCGGGCATCAGGTGCTGGCATTGGTGCTGGGCGGTAAGACTGCACGCTCAGCCCAAGGTTGGGGCCTGGGTGTGCATCGCTATCAGTTGGCGGGCAAGGCCCCCTGGATGGACCCGACCGTCTCCGAGCTGACCTTGCTGATCAGCCATCAGGACCAGGTCACTGAATTGCCGGCCAACGCCACGGTTATCGCTTCCAGCGATTTCTGTCCGTATGCGGCCTACCATATCGCTGATCAGGTGCTGTGCTTCCAGGGCCATCCGGAGTTCGTCCACGACTATTCGCGGGCGCTGCTGGACCTGCGCCAGCAGAGCCTGGGCCAGGAGGTCTACCAGAAAGCGGTGGCCAGCCTGACGCAAGAGCACCAGGGTGGCTTGGTCGGCGAATGGATGCTGCGCTTCGTTGCGCACCAACAACTGGCTAAAGCCAGCCTGAGCGCTTGA
- a CDS encoding magnesium and cobalt transport protein CorA, which translates to MGRVVAAAVYSAGRKVTNISIDEGSLWASKPGHFVWIGLEEPNAQELANLQCQFNLHELAIEDALEKHSRPKLETFGDALFIVTYSPVRHEGKLEFIETHIFAGNGYIITCRNGHSKSYALVRQRCEARPLLLEHGEDFVLYALLDFVTENYQPVSEAIHGEIEELEQSVLSNSLQEDDIRRLHSLRRDLLRLRRYVAPMVEISEELQRLAFPFIDKNMRPYFRDVQIHVTRQMEDLTGIRDIASQTIEIGMLLESSRQSIVQRKFAAWAAILAFPTAVAGIYGMNFQNMPELSWHYGYFAVLGGIVVGCTALFASFKRSGWL; encoded by the coding sequence ATGGGACGCGTCGTTGCGGCGGCGGTATACAGCGCCGGCAGAAAAGTCACCAATATCAGTATCGATGAAGGCAGCCTGTGGGCCAGCAAGCCTGGCCACTTCGTCTGGATAGGGCTGGAAGAACCCAACGCCCAGGAACTCGCCAACCTGCAATGCCAGTTCAACCTGCATGAACTGGCCATTGAAGATGCCTTGGAAAAGCACAGCCGGCCAAAGCTGGAAACCTTTGGCGACGCACTGTTCATCGTCACTTATTCACCCGTACGCCACGAAGGCAAACTGGAATTCATCGAAACCCACATCTTTGCCGGTAATGGCTACATCATTACCTGCCGCAACGGTCACTCCAAATCCTATGCCCTGGTCCGCCAGCGCTGCGAGGCACGACCATTGCTGCTAGAGCATGGCGAAGACTTCGTGTTGTATGCCCTGCTCGACTTTGTCACCGAAAACTATCAACCGGTCAGCGAAGCCATTCATGGCGAAATCGAAGAGCTGGAACAGAGCGTGCTCAGCAATTCGCTCCAGGAAGATGATATCCGCCGCCTGCACAGCCTGCGTCGTGACCTGTTGCGTCTGCGCCGCTACGTGGCACCGATGGTGGAGATCAGTGAAGAACTGCAACGCCTGGCCTTCCCGTTCATCGACAAGAACATGCGCCCGTATTTTCGCGATGTGCAGATTCACGTCACCCGGCAGATGGAAGACCTGACCGGGATTCGCGACATTGCCAGCCAGACCATCGAGATCGGCATGCTGCTGGAGTCATCACGCCAAAGCATCGTGCAACGCAAGTTCGCCGCCTGGGCGGCGATCCTGGCATTTCCCACCGCCGTGGCAGGTATCTACGGGATGAACTTCCAGAACATGCCGGAGCTTAGCTGGCATTACGGCTACTTTGCCGTACTGGGCGGAATCGTCGTGGGGTGCACGGCGCTATTTGCCAGCTTCAAGCGCTCAGGCTGGCTTTAG
- a CDS encoding 1-acyl-sn-glycerol-3-phosphate acyltransferase has protein sequence MLFLTRMLLLGLHFVVIGVVGVLIGLCRPFNPDNSRIFARLYGLPATWLMRLDVKAEVGPLFDQPPGCVIVANHQSNHDLFVLGHVVPPRTVCIGKKSLKWVPLFGQLFWLGGNVLIDRGNAYHARRAMQTTTRTLREDDTSIWVFPEGTRNAGEQLIPFKKGAFHMAVEAGVPIVPVCVSRYAYRLNLNSWRRSKVIIRSLPPIPTSGLTQQDVPALAEQCRMQMQRCIDLMEVELHQA, from the coding sequence ATGCTTTTTCTTACACGCATGCTCTTGTTGGGGCTGCATTTTGTTGTGATCGGCGTGGTCGGTGTATTGATTGGCCTGTGCCGGCCATTCAATCCGGACAACAGCCGAATTTTCGCCCGTCTCTACGGCCTGCCAGCCACCTGGCTGATGCGCCTGGATGTAAAGGCGGAGGTCGGCCCGTTGTTCGACCAGCCTCCCGGCTGTGTGATCGTTGCCAACCACCAATCCAACCATGACTTGTTCGTGCTGGGGCATGTGGTGCCGCCACGTACCGTGTGCATCGGCAAAAAGAGCCTGAAGTGGGTTCCGCTGTTCGGTCAACTGTTCTGGCTGGGCGGCAATGTGCTGATCGATCGCGGCAACGCCTACCATGCGCGGCGCGCCATGCAGACCACTACGCGCACCTTGCGTGAAGATGACACCTCGATCTGGGTGTTTCCCGAAGGCACCCGCAATGCTGGCGAGCAGTTGATACCATTCAAGAAAGGCGCCTTCCACATGGCCGTGGAAGCCGGCGTGCCGATCGTGCCGGTGTGCGTCAGTCGCTACGCCTACCGACTGAACCTGAACAGCTGGCGGCGCAGCAAAGTTATCATCCGCTCCCTGCCCCCGATTCCCACCAGCGGCCTGACCCAACAGGATGTACCTGCTCTGGCTGAACAATGCCGCATGCAGATGCAACGCTGCATCGATCTGATGGAAGTGGAATTGCATCAGGCCTGA
- a CDS encoding crotonase/enoyl-CoA hydratase family protein — MSELITYHLEDGNATLTLNNGKVNAISPAVIAAFNAALDQAVQDRAVVIITGQPGILSGGYDLKVMTSGPKEAVSLVTAGSTLARRMLAHPFPIIVACPGHAVAKGAFLLLSADYRIGVEGPFSIGLNEVQIGMTMHHAGIELARDRLRRSAFHRSVINAEMFDPASAVDAGFLDKVVAAEQLQDAALAAARQLKKINMNAHKHTKLKVRKALLEALDDAIIRDQEHLA; from the coding sequence ATGAGTGAGCTGATTACCTACCACCTCGAAGACGGCAATGCGACCCTGACCCTGAACAACGGCAAGGTCAATGCCATTTCTCCAGCCGTGATTGCCGCCTTCAACGCGGCGCTGGACCAAGCGGTGCAGGATCGTGCAGTGGTAATCATCACTGGCCAGCCGGGCATTCTTTCCGGTGGCTATGACCTCAAGGTCATGACCAGCGGCCCGAAAGAAGCCGTCAGCCTGGTCACCGCAGGTTCGACCCTGGCGCGTCGCATGCTCGCGCATCCGTTTCCGATCATTGTTGCCTGCCCAGGCCATGCCGTGGCGAAGGGTGCATTCCTGCTGCTTTCGGCCGATTACCGGATTGGCGTCGAAGGTCCGTTCAGCATTGGCCTCAACGAAGTACAGATCGGCATGACCATGCACCACGCCGGTATCGAACTGGCCCGTGATCGCCTGCGCCGCTCGGCCTTCCATCGCTCGGTGATCAACGCCGAAATGTTCGACCCGGCAAGCGCCGTGGATGCCGGCTTCCTCGACAAAGTGGTGGCGGCCGAGCAACTGCAGGACGCCGCACTGGCTGCTGCGCGGCAGTTGAAGAAGATCAACATGAACGCGCACAAACACACCAAGCTCAAAGTGCGTAAAGCGCTGCTCGAGGCGCTGGATGACGCGATCATCCGTGACCAGGAACATTTGGCCTGA